In the genome of Photobacterium sp. TY1-4, one region contains:
- a CDS encoding phosphoadenosine phosphosulfate reductase family protein, whose product MSNKISLKEAIERKNARHVIGISGGKDSAALAIYIRNNYPEIHEKVEYFFTDTGAELEEVLDFIDNLESYLGKPIARLSSEKPFEHWLKVHNDYLPSPRQRWCTVKLKLKPFEEFVGDDEVISYVGIRADENREGYVSQKDTISAVFPFIEDGLVREDIFQILEDTVGIPNYYEWRSRSGCYFCFFQRQDEWLGLKRNHPELFEKAKEIEQESGNGYTWVQGKTLDEVVAHAEKREKEKGIIFKTSSTSEEKWQKVLANMEEDDADDQACIICSL is encoded by the coding sequence ATGAGTAACAAAATTTCGTTAAAAGAGGCTATAGAGCGTAAAAATGCTCGTCATGTCATTGGTATTTCTGGTGGTAAAGATAGTGCGGCGCTAGCTATATATATTCGAAATAATTATCCAGAAATCCATGAAAAAGTTGAGTACTTCTTCACAGATACGGGAGCGGAGCTGGAAGAGGTTCTTGATTTTATAGATAATCTTGAGTCGTACCTTGGTAAACCAATTGCGAGACTTTCAAGTGAGAAACCTTTTGAGCATTGGTTAAAAGTCCACAATGACTACTTACCATCACCTCGTCAGCGTTGGTGCACGGTCAAGCTGAAGCTAAAGCCATTCGAGGAGTTTGTTGGGGACGATGAAGTTATCAGCTATGTTGGAATTCGTGCCGACGAAAATCGAGAAGGTTACGTGAGTCAAAAGGATACCATTAGTGCGGTATTCCCATTTATCGAAGATGGCTTAGTTCGTGAAGATATCTTTCAAATTCTCGAGGATACCGTTGGTATTCCTAATTACTACGAATGGCGCAGTCGTTCAGGATGTTATTTCTGCTTTTTCCAAAGGCAAGATGAATGGTTAGGTCTTAAACGTAACCACCCTGAATTGTTTGAGAAAGCGAAAGAAATTGAGCAAGAGTCTGGCAACGGTTATACCTGGGTGCAAGGAAAAACTCTGGATGAAGTAGTAGCACATGCAGAAAAACGAGAAAAAGAAAAGGGTATTATCTTCAAAACATCTTCAACGTCGGAAGAAAAGTGGCAAAAGGTTCTAGCCAATATGGAAGAAGATGATGCTGATGATCAAGCATGCATAATTTGTAGTTTGTAG
- a CDS encoding DNA sulfur modification protein DndB — MTYGYEPESALTLPLSGTCGSFRAGTKDNTVEVKYLLTHVSLDPNSSQDKALLKELAPFREIFDFKDLKFDELMQRDIDDSRVSHKLIPYILDSKNHAAVKFFPPIVVLLLPIEAESIKPAKYYDKVVTAKHPLKEVKGINKWHVLRSGEVGEEVFQFEQPILFNEDPDEHSFVKLRVNPQKSKLVIVDGQHRAMALLALHRNTQNGWDSKAKDAFQQYYEEWTPDIINSFDLSSVKLPIILCTIPDLDTEYQGDFDLQKAARSIFLTLNQTAQPVSNSRNLLLDDNDLISSFLRGFLAVIKQRDIQSDSSFRISNVELDQVENKVKLQSTTAFTGVQHLYYIIEHLLLDSGDVEGISARSGRFKSRKTDGYINGLKARLNSADVLGSDVDATIKRDSFSSEVEAVLLKQFEAIYGQYIRKILETFFPYSCHCDAVLKLRTCVEEGGDTTIKSIFFDGQGVAKVFEKHRDELNQKYADTPSKELQELLERVNNKSRAVENHAEDFKKIRFDNYVKPIQDKSKLYDEEKNFSAQVRDIILSIFDNTYTTIAFQSALVCSFFMALEQANDELDISGDLDVTEELDNYIANVNSFFSPDTFSRLKRVVSVLFGKMEGSDASSLKFIQSSSDSFRGVVCRSEMQPDLWPKYRYLFLEIWEPISASLKEHVNKEARDCRALVFEGLYNDSLKKYIKQHMKTAVEISHKERLKIFDECFKAHKEFLKNLTGNVGILDEDDLKKRVGL; from the coding sequence ATGACATATGGTTACGAACCAGAGAGTGCTTTAACGCTTCCGCTAAGTGGAACATGCGGCTCTTTTAGAGCAGGAACAAAAGACAATACTGTAGAAGTAAAGTATTTATTGACTCATGTAAGCCTTGATCCTAACTCATCTCAAGATAAAGCTTTATTAAAAGAACTAGCACCATTTAGAGAAATTTTTGATTTTAAAGACCTGAAGTTTGATGAGCTAATGCAGCGTGATATTGATGACTCTAGGGTTTCACACAAACTTATACCTTACATACTAGATAGTAAGAACCATGCTGCTGTAAAGTTTTTTCCCCCTATTGTTGTTTTGCTGTTACCAATTGAGGCGGAAAGCATCAAGCCTGCTAAGTATTATGATAAAGTCGTAACGGCAAAGCATCCTCTCAAAGAAGTTAAAGGTATAAATAAGTGGCATGTTCTACGCTCGGGTGAGGTCGGCGAAGAAGTTTTCCAGTTTGAACAACCAATATTGTTTAATGAAGACCCGGATGAGCATAGTTTTGTAAAGCTTAGAGTTAATCCACAAAAGAGTAAGCTTGTCATTGTTGATGGTCAGCATCGTGCTATGGCGCTTTTAGCACTTCATCGAAATACACAGAATGGTTGGGATAGTAAAGCAAAGGATGCATTTCAGCAATATTATGAAGAGTGGACTCCTGATATTATTAATAGCTTCGACCTATCTTCAGTAAAGCTGCCTATTATTCTTTGTACAATCCCAGACTTGGATACAGAATATCAAGGAGACTTTGATCTTCAAAAAGCGGCACGTTCAATATTTTTGACTTTGAACCAAACTGCACAGCCTGTATCTAATTCTCGGAATCTATTATTAGATGATAATGACTTAATAAGCTCATTCTTAAGGGGGTTCTTAGCAGTAATCAAGCAAAGAGATATTCAATCAGATAGCTCGTTTAGAATTTCAAATGTCGAGCTAGATCAAGTAGAAAACAAAGTTAAGCTTCAAAGCACTACTGCGTTTACTGGTGTCCAGCATCTCTACTATATAATCGAGCATCTTCTATTGGATAGTGGTGATGTTGAAGGAATATCTGCAAGGTCAGGTCGTTTTAAAAGTAGGAAAACTGATGGATATATTAATGGCTTAAAAGCAAGGCTTAATTCAGCAGATGTTCTTGGTTCTGATGTTGATGCTACAATTAAACGAGATTCATTTAGTTCAGAAGTTGAGGCCGTATTATTAAAGCAGTTTGAGGCGATATATGGTCAATACATCAGAAAAATACTTGAAACGTTTTTTCCATATTCTTGTCATTGTGATGCAGTTCTTAAATTGCGTACGTGTGTTGAAGAGGGTGGAGATACGACTATTAAGTCTATATTCTTTGATGGTCAAGGAGTAGCTAAAGTTTTTGAAAAGCATAGGGATGAACTTAATCAGAAATATGCTGATACACCCTCTAAAGAGCTTCAAGAGCTGTTAGAGCGAGTTAATAATAAATCGCGAGCTGTAGAAAATCATGCAGAAGATTTTAAAAAAATTCGTTTTGATAATTATGTAAAGCCAATTCAAGATAAAAGTAAGCTTTATGATGAAGAGAAAAACTTCAGTGCTCAAGTGAGAGATATTATCCTCTCAATATTTGACAACACATATACAACTATCGCTTTTCAAAGTGCATTAGTTTGTTCATTTTTTATGGCATTAGAGCAAGCGAATGATGAACTTGATATAAGTGGTGATTTAGATGTGACCGAAGAATTAGATAACTACATTGCAAATGTTAACTCGTTCTTTTCACCTGATACTTTTAGTCGATTAAAACGCGTAGTTTCAGTTTTGTTCGGAAAAATGGAAGGTTCCGATGCGTCTAGCTTGAAGTTTATACAAAGTAGTTCAGATTCTTTCAGGGGGGTTGTCTGTAGGTCAGAAATGCAACCTGACTTATGGCCAAAATACCGCTATCTATTTTTAGAAATCTGGGAGCCAATTTCAGCTAGCTTAAAAGAGCATGTTAATAAGGAAGCTAGAGATTGTAGAGCTCTTGTTTTTGAAGGTTTGTATAATGATTCTCTTAAGAAATATATTAAGCAGCATATGAAAACGGCTGTGGAAATATCTCATAAGGAACGTTTAAAAATATTTGATGAATGCTTCAAAGCTCATAAGGAGTTTTTAAAGAACCTAACAGGAAATGTTGGCATATTAGATGAGGATGACCTGAAAAAACGTGTTGGGCTATGA
- a CDS encoding DNA phosphorothioation-associated putative methyltransferase, which yields MDAKLFSELISQVAIGKQLPDAIYLHRDAFPALPGHLVTFIPAVAKALKLDESQWNLVKLFKNEFRLSLLHYPDFYTDSYPALTQSLNVDLSKLTHKMTRYDESENPPILHRKETMVLPDNKHYEHFVSLTQEGENAGLYENSRLIGFKRSWETLITRHGYELVDGRLFRSSAVNPPTDESGIERHKTAIVRHELSAPMKTLVKHGYLEGSYSIFDYGCGRGDDLRELEAHGLDALGWDPNFCPDNEKINSDIINLGFVLNVIEDQDERLDALLGAWELTEKLLVVSVMLANDSYISQFKPYKDGIITSRNTFQKYYAQSEIKAYIERSLQDDVIALAPGIFYIFKDKLEEQQYLQNKYKRHRTWQQLTSPSPVEAKDKARLVITQNQPLFSDFWNTCLELGRIPANDEFENSEQVHDLIGSHKKVFSLLSELYDTNEFQQAEKRRKEDLLLYFAMGLFEKRKPYTQQPEPLKRDIKALFGDYKTAINLATELLFAIADIELIEQQCEKAYSQLPASLLNPGHSLIFHKGYLDDLPLLLRVYVGAGLQIYGELDEFIDLIKIHITSGKLTLIAYDDYEKSVPFLKERIKIKMAEQDIDFFDYVDENRRPPLLNKHLYMAQCHEKYKEQLSFDKRLSKLLNFTYSCEETITRFKFITLLNNENKKIAGYTLASK from the coding sequence ATGGACGCGAAACTATTCTCAGAGCTCATCTCGCAGGTAGCCATCGGTAAGCAACTACCAGATGCCATCTACTTACATCGAGATGCGTTTCCAGCACTTCCTGGCCATTTAGTAACATTCATTCCAGCAGTAGCGAAAGCACTAAAGCTTGATGAATCACAGTGGAATTTAGTGAAACTCTTTAAAAATGAATTTCGCCTGTCTCTTCTACACTACCCTGATTTTTATACAGATTCATACCCCGCTTTGACACAGAGTTTGAATGTTGATCTTTCCAAACTCACCCACAAAATGACCCGCTATGATGAATCGGAGAATCCTCCTATCCTTCATCGTAAAGAAACCATGGTGCTGCCGGATAACAAACACTATGAACATTTCGTATCACTCACCCAAGAAGGCGAAAATGCCGGCCTTTATGAAAATAGTCGACTAATTGGCTTCAAACGTTCGTGGGAAACCCTCATCACTCGACATGGCTATGAGCTTGTCGATGGTCGTTTATTTCGTAGTTCAGCCGTAAACCCTCCCACAGATGAATCAGGGATCGAGCGACATAAAACAGCCATTGTCCGCCATGAGCTTTCAGCTCCGATGAAAACTTTGGTCAAACATGGTTACCTTGAAGGTTCCTACTCTATTTTTGACTATGGCTGCGGCCGAGGTGATGATCTGAGAGAGTTAGAAGCACACGGGCTGGATGCGCTTGGTTGGGATCCTAACTTTTGCCCTGATAACGAAAAAATTAACTCTGATATCATTAATTTAGGATTTGTACTCAACGTTATTGAAGATCAAGACGAACGTTTAGATGCATTGTTGGGGGCTTGGGAGCTAACCGAAAAGTTACTGGTCGTGTCCGTTATGCTCGCAAACGATAGCTACATATCACAATTCAAGCCATACAAAGACGGCATCATTACCTCTCGCAACACGTTCCAAAAATACTATGCGCAATCAGAAATCAAAGCGTACATTGAGCGTAGTTTACAAGACGATGTCATCGCTCTCGCACCTGGCATTTTCTACATTTTCAAAGATAAATTAGAAGAGCAACAATACTTACAAAACAAATACAAGCGTCACCGCACATGGCAGCAACTGACCTCCCCTTCGCCAGTTGAAGCTAAAGACAAAGCAAGACTCGTGATTACCCAAAATCAACCGCTATTCAGTGACTTTTGGAATACCTGCCTAGAGCTCGGACGCATACCCGCCAATGATGAGTTTGAGAACTCAGAACAAGTTCATGATCTGATTGGCTCGCACAAGAAAGTCTTCAGCTTGCTCAGTGAGCTTTACGATACAAACGAGTTTCAACAGGCAGAGAAACGCCGCAAAGAAGATTTATTACTCTACTTCGCTATGGGCCTGTTCGAGAAGCGTAAGCCCTATACCCAGCAACCAGAACCACTAAAGAGAGACATAAAGGCACTGTTTGGTGACTACAAAACAGCCATCAACCTAGCCACCGAACTTCTCTTTGCAATTGCAGATATAGAACTCATTGAACAGCAGTGTGAGAAAGCTTATTCGCAGCTACCTGCAAGTTTATTGAACCCAGGCCACTCGCTCATCTTTCATAAAGGCTACCTTGATGACTTGCCACTGCTTCTACGAGTCTACGTTGGCGCCGGACTTCAAATCTATGGTGAGTTGGATGAGTTCATTGATCTCATCAAAATTCATATCACCTCAGGCAAACTTACCCTAATAGCTTACGATGACTATGAGAAATCAGTCCCCTTCCTCAAAGAACGCATCAAAATAAAAATGGCCGAGCAGGATATCGATTTCTTTGACTACGTGGATGAAAACCGCCGTCCTCCACTACTCAACAAACACCTATATATGGCACAATGCCATGAAAAATATAAGGAGCAGCTAAGTTTTGATAAGCGGCTGTCTAAGTTGTTAAACTTCACATATAGTTGTGAGGAGACGATAACAAGATTTAAGTTTATAACATTGCTTAACAATGAAAATAAAAAAATAGCGGGGTACACTCTTGCTAGCAAGTAA
- a CDS encoding DUF6079 family protein: MSLSDHIIVRSTYTRSINVERHKSSIDSVIGYLPTSRAINTLERVADTFVDGEKPRSWSLVGPYGSGKSALAVFLSALLSSPDSELFQKAYENLFNVNSQLAHQFKDEVYNASGYLRVMISGSSESLGSRIVKGLFASAEELWSNRKGKNPAIVQLLEMAAEEKNISAADIVELISSLQDTLAKSGSDAPKGIILVIDELGKFLEYASRHEDNNDLFVLQAIAEHAQQHHEVRLLQFVMLHKSFDQYAQGLTEQAKNQWSAVHGRFEEIPFIENTEQVLRVVSRAIEQASEVSSSLPLKAKIEGIVTSLEAEAALPSLLAREDAVKLFADCYPLHPCSALLLPYLCQQVAQNERTLFSYLGSTEPYGFQSMLDSLTSLGDLIYPSDIYDYFISNQSTVLGDFQTQRRWVEVVTAVERLGDAPLVTIKLLKTIGVFNIVGAKGGLKASEALLRSCFVDGDFDVALTELLDKSIITHRKFNNEYRVWQGSDFDLQEALANEIAKMQGFPLANELTKTSPLSPIVARKYTIQTGTLRYFQPVYSDSSSVLKDIEADDHAKIIFYLSSEGEVRSSKLKEAIKALNGANILCVVGNSALLANVTAEIKAYNRIKTCPEVNQDPIAKKELEVNLAAALSNQRQLLNEFLYNPEDSNWYSNGRKLSINSKRDVQRALSKALDTEFSATPLIFNELINKDKPSSQAASGRTKLMKAMLSASKLENLGIEKFPPEKAMYMAIFKEHKLHVKGGEHFEFQAPPLGSLFDVWDRISTFLESTEHKPKSFVELTEELTKAPYGVKLGLLPIFYLYAYLVYNDDIALYEEGKYQPVMTEEQIDRFIKRPDLFTFQLYKIEGLNASLVNAYSEALYNGKNKNRKVINLARPLVKFFDELPEITQATRSASLLSKKSVDVRESIKMSKSPERLIFEDLPKALGFGSLSSDDSVDSKAFSASLYSVLRELKSAYPKLLDEQATALSSQLYDGKEYELNELRNSMRGQYSLVEHLANGPTRSFVKSLLDTKGSDEQWLENILISLSRKHPSKWKDQDLAKAEATLADLSRRLRELQAIAQEKNRQLAGKHESEFEVILLRSIKQSTEPKEKVVTINKSERKIIDEYVEALREKINTLDPHTRMAVLAQLIDFELPEGQNNE; encoded by the coding sequence ATGAGCTTAAGTGATCACATCATCGTAAGATCGACTTATACTCGTTCAATCAACGTTGAACGTCATAAATCATCCATTGATAGTGTTATAGGCTATTTACCAACATCTAGAGCGATTAATACTCTAGAACGAGTTGCAGATACTTTTGTTGATGGTGAAAAGCCAAGATCGTGGTCACTCGTTGGGCCATATGGTTCGGGAAAGTCTGCTTTAGCTGTTTTTTTATCGGCGCTGTTATCCAGTCCTGATTCAGAACTGTTCCAAAAAGCTTATGAGAATCTATTTAACGTTAATAGTCAGTTAGCGCATCAGTTTAAAGACGAAGTGTACAATGCTTCGGGCTATTTGCGAGTGATGATTAGTGGCTCATCAGAGTCGCTAGGTTCTCGTATTGTGAAAGGTCTTTTTGCTAGTGCTGAAGAACTCTGGAGTAACCGTAAAGGTAAGAATCCTGCGATTGTTCAATTGCTTGAAATGGCTGCAGAGGAAAAAAACATTTCGGCTGCTGACATAGTCGAACTTATCAGTTCACTTCAAGATACTCTAGCTAAGAGTGGTAGTGATGCCCCTAAGGGCATAATACTAGTTATTGATGAACTAGGTAAGTTTCTTGAGTACGCTTCTAGGCACGAAGATAACAATGATCTTTTCGTTCTTCAGGCTATCGCTGAACATGCCCAACAGCATCATGAAGTTCGTTTGCTTCAGTTCGTCATGTTGCATAAGTCATTTGATCAGTATGCACAAGGGCTTACGGAGCAAGCGAAGAACCAATGGTCAGCGGTACACGGGCGATTCGAGGAAATCCCTTTTATTGAAAATACTGAACAGGTATTGCGTGTTGTCTCTAGGGCAATAGAGCAAGCAAGTGAGGTCAGTAGTTCTTTACCGCTTAAAGCTAAAATCGAAGGTATAGTTACTTCGCTGGAAGCAGAGGCTGCACTTCCTTCATTATTGGCACGTGAAGATGCAGTTAAGCTCTTTGCTGACTGCTATCCTCTTCATCCTTGCAGTGCACTTTTATTGCCATATTTATGTCAACAAGTTGCACAAAACGAGCGTACACTATTTAGTTATCTGGGCAGCACTGAGCCTTATGGCTTTCAGAGTATGCTTGACTCGTTGACTAGTCTTGGTGATTTGATTTATCCAAGCGACATATATGATTACTTTATATCAAACCAATCGACTGTTTTGGGAGATTTCCAAACACAAAGAAGGTGGGTTGAGGTAGTCACAGCTGTTGAAAGGTTAGGCGATGCGCCTTTAGTAACTATTAAGTTACTTAAGACAATTGGTGTCTTTAATATTGTTGGTGCTAAAGGCGGGTTAAAGGCATCAGAAGCTCTTTTGCGTTCTTGTTTTGTCGATGGTGATTTTGATGTTGCGCTAACAGAGCTTCTTGATAAGTCAATTATCACACACAGAAAATTTAACAACGAGTATCGAGTTTGGCAGGGTAGTGACTTTGACTTGCAAGAAGCGTTAGCTAATGAAATTGCAAAAATGCAAGGTTTTCCGTTAGCAAATGAATTAACTAAAACTAGTCCATTATCACCGATTGTTGCTCGTAAATACACGATACAAACAGGTACTCTGCGTTATTTCCAACCAGTGTATTCTGACTCATCTTCTGTACTAAAAGATATTGAAGCTGATGATCACGCTAAGATTATCTTTTATCTAAGTAGTGAAGGTGAAGTGAGATCAAGTAAGCTTAAGGAAGCAATCAAAGCACTCAATGGAGCGAACATCCTGTGTGTTGTTGGTAATAGTGCATTACTTGCTAACGTAACTGCGGAAATTAAGGCTTACAATCGCATTAAAACGTGTCCAGAAGTAAACCAAGATCCTATTGCAAAGAAAGAGCTAGAAGTAAACTTAGCTGCAGCGTTATCTAATCAGCGTCAGTTACTAAATGAATTTCTATACAATCCTGAGGATTCAAATTGGTACTCTAATGGTAGAAAGTTATCCATCAATTCTAAGCGTGACGTTCAGCGTGCTCTTTCAAAGGCTTTAGATACAGAGTTTAGTGCGACGCCTCTAATATTCAATGAGTTAATTAATAAAGATAAGCCTTCATCTCAAGCTGCATCTGGCCGCACAAAACTTATGAAAGCAATGCTAAGCGCGTCAAAGCTTGAGAACTTAGGTATTGAGAAGTTTCCACCTGAAAAAGCTATGTATATGGCTATTTTTAAGGAGCATAAGCTTCATGTTAAGGGAGGGGAGCACTTTGAGTTTCAGGCGCCACCTCTAGGTTCTCTTTTCGATGTATGGGATAGAATATCTACTTTTCTCGAGTCTACAGAGCATAAGCCGAAATCATTTGTTGAATTAACAGAAGAACTAACTAAAGCTCCTTATGGTGTGAAGTTAGGTTTGCTACCTATTTTTTATCTATATGCCTATTTAGTGTACAACGATGATATTGCACTCTATGAGGAGGGTAAGTATCAGCCTGTAATGACTGAAGAGCAGATAGACCGGTTCATAAAACGTCCAGATTTATTTACGTTTCAGTTATATAAAATTGAAGGCCTAAATGCATCACTAGTTAATGCATATAGTGAAGCGTTATATAACGGTAAGAATAAGAATAGAAAAGTCATTAACTTAGCTCGACCTCTAGTTAAATTTTTTGATGAACTACCTGAAATTACACAGGCGACGAGGTCAGCAAGTCTGCTGAGTAAGAAGTCCGTAGATGTACGAGAATCAATCAAAATGTCAAAGTCGCCAGAGAGGTTGATTTTTGAAGACCTACCTAAGGCGCTTGGCTTTGGTTCGTTAAGTTCTGATGATTCAGTTGACTCAAAGGCGTTTAGCGCGAGTTTGTATTCAGTGCTAAGAGAGCTCAAGTCAGCTTATCCTAAGCTACTAGACGAACAAGCGACAGCACTCTCATCTCAACTATATGATGGTAAAGAGTACGAGCTTAATGAACTGCGGAATAGCATGAGAGGGCAGTACTCTTTAGTTGAACACTTGGCGAACGGTCCTACAAGAAGCTTTGTTAAAAGCTTATTGGATACAAAAGGAAGCGATGAACAATGGCTGGAAAATATACTAATTAGTCTAAGTAGAAAGCACCCTAGTAAATGGAAAGATCAAGATCTTGCAAAAGCAGAGGCTACGCTGGCGGACTTGAGTCGTCGTTTACGAGAGTTACAAGCAATTGCTCAAGAAAAAAATCGTCAGCTTGCTGGCAAACACGAGAGCGAATTCGAAGTTATTTTGCTTCGTTCAATCAAGCAAAGTACTGAGCCTAAAGAGAAAGTTGTCACAATCAACAAGAGTGAGCGAAAGATTATTGATGAGTATGTAGAGGCTTTACGTGAGAAAATTAACACTCTCGATCCACATACCCGAATGGCTGTGCTGGCACAGTTAATTGATTTTGAACTACCAGAAGGGCAGAACAATGAGTAA